The segment gattgagagcagctctgcagagaagaacttgggtTGCgggttgatgagaagctcaacatgagccggcaacgtgcgcttacagcccagaaaccaaccgtgtcctgggctgcatccaaagcagcgtggccagcagggcaagggaagggattctgcccctctgttcctctcttgagagacctcatctggagtattgtgtccggttctggtatactcaacataagaaggagatggagctgttggaatgggtccagaggaggctacaaggatgatccgaggactggagcaccttccatacgagaacaggctgaaagagttgggtttgttcggcctggagaagagaaggctctgaggagactttatagtgatcttccagtacctgaaagggtttgcaagaaagctggggagggactgttcacaaaggcttgtggtgataggacgagggggaatggggataaactggagaggggcagatttagactggacataaggaggaatttcttcaccatgagggtggggaggccctggaacaggttgcccagagcagtggtggctgccccatccctggaggggttcaaggccaggttggatggggcttggagcaacctgatccagtgggaggtgtccctgtccatggcagggggttggaactggatgggctttaaggtcccttccaatccaaactgttctacgattctatgaaatcgCAGGTGAAACAGGTTAGGGTGCTGGCCACCGCATTGGCTCCTTGCTCCAGCTATGCTCCTGGTGGAAGCTGCATGATTCCGCTTAGGTATTGAAATGACAGAGAGATTGACTTTTCAGAAAGCGGAAGCAGAGGTTTGGGGGTTGGCCAAACGGAAATGTTGTAAACCCACCACTCTACAGAGCTTGCCATGAAGCACAGTTTGCATTTGCTGGTGGAGGAGAGTGTTGTTGCTCCTCTGGATCAGTGCTCACAGCGTCATCTTTGTGTTTACCACCAGTAGAAAGGAAGCTAAAAACTAATAGCAAGAAGCAGAGCTGATAGAAGATAGTATTAGAATGATTTTCAGCAAGAAGCTTGAACTCTGATCACCAGATATCTTTCTCTTTGCCCTGAAAGGAGTGTGCTGGGTGCTGAGTCGCTGCAGAGAGCTGAGCTGGAATGCTCGTACACCATTTGCCTTCACTGGGCATACAGCTGCCAGTATGGATGACTTGCATTtggattatttgttttttatttatttttgagttttctttcagtaagaGCCTAAAGGGGATTTTCTGCTCCTGGGTATAAACAGGAatgagcaagaaaataaatacctcCGTTAATAAATTGATTTCATTGCACTGCATTCCTGCTGGGAACTGCTGTGTTTGTCATTTCCATGTTCTTTCTTTTAGGATGGTGGCTCTTTGGATCAAGTGTTGAAAGAAGCCAAAAGAATTCCTGAGGAGATCCTGGGAAAAGTCAGTATAGCGGTGAGTTACGCTGCCTCTTCAGGCTTCCAGAAAGGATTTGCTGGGCATGGTTTTGGGCAGAACGCTTACGTTGCTTGTGTTGGGTCTAacgggaggtgttcctgcccatggcagggtgttggaactgaatgggctttaaggtcccttccaacccaaaccattccatgattctatgttgctttaggaagctttcttttctccgTCCATGCTTTCCTAATCTGACctaggggaagaggggagggagaaagcagcaTAATCCCAACTCCTCTCTGTAACTCTAACCCCTTGTGTTGCACCAGTTGATGTTGGCGTCTCCAGGAGAAGCTTTCTCGGGCAGCAAACCCCAGGTTGATGTGGTGGGTGATGAATTGCAAAGCCTGAAGCCTGTGGGCACTACAGGGCAGTTTTCCTCGCCAAGCTGCAGCATGGCAGCACCCAGGGTTTATGCAACCTGTCCTGCTGAAGGGAAAACGCTGCTCTCCCCGGCTCCGATCTCATCTTGTCTTTGGTTTCCTTCTAGGTTCTGAGAGGCTTAGGCTATCTGAGAGAGAAGCACCAAATTATGCACAGAGGTGAGAGGAGGAACCTAAAAATAACTGCCAGTGGTACGCAAGCGCTGTGTTTTACCTAGAGTTGCCTTTACACTCTTCTCTCTTGCTGTTGTCAGATGTGAAGCCTTCCAACATCCTGGTTAATTCCCGAGGAGAGATTAAGCTGTGTGATTTTGGGGTCAGCGGTCAGCTCATTGACTCCATGGCAAACTCTTTTGTGGGAACTCGGTCCTACATGTCTGTAAGTtcctttcagctgtgttttttaCAGTTTGGGTTTAGCTCCGCTCTTACGATCCGCGTGTGGTGTCTGCTTCACTCTGggttttgctctgtgtttccaTACTTGTCCGAACTGGCCCATTCCTGGTTCACACTGGGAGGGAGCCCAGTGCTTCAGGGCAATGTCCTGAGGTGCAGACACCTCTGCGTCCTCTCAGTGCTGGTGTCCTGTCAGCTCTGTCCTGTTTCCAGATAGCAGTGCTGCATGTAGGAATGCAGAGACTTGAAGGGAAAGACATTCAAATCCTACAAATGCTTTAGTTTTGGCGAGTGTTTGTGgcttcaaaagcattttctctttctgtatgcAAAGCTCAGTCCAAGAAACTGAGTGCGGAGCGGATGCTGATACAAgcacctcctctgctgctctgacaaAATGGGGTTAAAACCAGTTTGGTGCAGATGATATttggggaatgggaatgggaaagTGAAGGCTAACGTGCAGGAAGATTGTGGATCTCTTGGAGCAAGTCCAAAGGcggccatggagatgatccgagggctggagcacctcccgtacaaggacaggctgagagagttggggggtgttcagcctggagaagagaaggctgcggggagaccttggagcagcttccagtatgaaacagggctccaggaaagctggggagtggctctggttcagggattgcagggacaaaatgaggaggaatgattttcagctgaaaggggagattgagatgagatttttagaaagaaatgttttgctgtgaggatggggaggccctggcccaggttgcccagagcagtggtggctgccccatccctggaggtgttcaaggccaggttggatgggtcttggagcccctgatccagtgggaggtgtccctgcccatggcagggggtggaactggatgggctttgagatcccttccaactcaaaccattctgtaatgCTGTGAATgggaaatgaaagctgaattGGAGTCAGGCAGTGAGAGGGACCCGCAGAAGGGCTGATGGTGCCTCTCCTTTAAATGAgaagtagcagcagcagcattggCTCAACTGGAGGTGGTGAAGTGCCTGTAGCAGTGAAATGACCTCCAGGCTGGCTGTGGGTCGTGctggctggagagcagaaggAGGTGAGGTCTTCTGGGAATGAGCAGTGGGTTATAGGGGAGCCACCAGACTTTGCTTCCGTGCCTAGGCCTGAGCTGCTCTTGTATTTTGGGAATGGTTATTCAAGTACGGTTATAGTTAGACGATGGCTATTTAAAAGCAGTATCCCCTTCGCACTCAGCCCCTGGCTCAGCACAGCTGACTTAAAGCTGCCAGTATGGATGACTTGCATTTGGattatttggtttttatttatttttgagttttctttcagtgagaGCCTAGAGGGGATTTTCTGCTCCTGGGTATAAACAGGAATGAGCAGGAAAAGCAACCCTTCAATTAATAAATTGACTTCATTAGGTCTCAACATAGAGAGACAGGGACTCCTCCTGTGAACCCAGCACCCCTAAGTGTACGCAGCTCAAAATGCTGCTCAGCTGTAGCCACTGATGAGATGCACACAAGTGCTTTACGTTTGCATGTGGTCTTGCTTTTGCGGATGACCCCTCTGGGACGGTCCTTCCCCTGGCGAAGTGGAGATTTGCGGTGGAGAGGCTGTCGTGGTATCAAATCTCATCCATTTCATCACAGCATATGACATTTATGACTTTGCATATTGATATTCCACATCAACCTGTGTTTCTGTGCTCTTTCCTTCCAGCCTGAGCGGTTGCAGGGCACTCACTACTCGGTCCAGTCCGACATCTGGAGCATGGGGCTGTCGTTAGTGGAGCTTTCTATCGGAAGGTACCCAATCCCCCCGCCAGACTCCAAGGAACTGGAAGCAATATTTGGCCGTCCTGTGGTGGACGGGGCAGAGGGAGAGTCTCACAGCATCTCGCCGCGGGCCAGGCCCCCAGGACGCCCCGTCAGTGGTAGGGGCTGTCGTATGCATTAGAAACCACACGCAGACGTGGGGGAGAAGGGGTCGGGTTTTGTTCACTGTGGCTGGGTGAGCCAAAGGCCCTTTTGGATGAGGTTGTGCCGGGGAGGTGAGTGTTTCTAGggaagcccttctctgcagagcagacagagcTGCGTCAATGCTCCAGCAGAATCCACTATACACGGAAGTTTGTGATTCTTATCGAGCACAGGTGGGAGTCTGGTCTTGCGTGGGGAGATGAGGAGGTTGCTCTCGGGATCATaaagtcatggaatggtttgggttagaaaggatcttaaaaatcatctaattccaacccacctgccatgggcagggacacctcccactggatccggttgctccaagccccatccaacctggcctggaacccctccagggatggggcagccaccactgctctgggcaacctgggccagggcctccccaccctcacagcaaaacatttcttcctaaaatctgatctcaatctcccctcttgcagctcagaaccattccccttcatcctatccctgcccctcctgaccaagagcccctccccagctttcctgtaggcgATGCCAACCAGGGCCTGTTAAGGTTTTGAAGAGCTTGGGTTATGTGCCTTTTGAGGCTGCTGTGTCCCACAAGAAGGCTCAAGCCACACAGCAAAGCACCCCGTGCTGGGGACAGTGCAGGCTGTTGGGATGTGGAGCCTTCAGAGGAGATGCTTTGAGGGACACGGTCACAGCCCATGTTCCTCCTCAGGCTCTCTCTGCTCGTGCTGCCAATGGGTTCCTTTCAAGCTAGGGGCAGCTTTTTGGGAACAGCTTTGCTGGGAGCTCTCAAAGAAGTACCAAACAGACACCGGTGTTTGAAGGAAGCTCCGCTTGAGCCATTTGCTTGGAAGCAGAAGGCTCTAGAAGCACTGCCAGCCTGCCACAGCAGATGGTCTGGTACTCTCCAAATGCTCCAAGCTAGGAAATAAATCTGGACTATAGACGCGGTGAAAGAAATCTGGAAGTTTGGgatgtgttttggttttctcttcaCTGCTTCTTTTAACCATGAGTTGATTCCCAAGTGGGGTtgcctctgcctctcccagcaGAAGTCTCGCAGCACAGGTGCTTTTTACATGAAGTGAAACCCTTCGCTGTCCCTGAACAGCCTCTCACAGCCTCTCTTTTTGTTGTCTTAACCACACAGGCCACGGGATGGACAGCCGGCCTGCCATGGCCATCTTTGAGCTGCTGGATTATATAGTTAATGAGGTGGGTATTTCTCTACTGTCGACTCTGCTGGGCTTCCCTGAGGTCCCACAGTGTTGTGTCCGCCCTGCTGAGCCAGCGTGGGCTCTGGAACCTTTGCTTGAACGGGAGTTTTTCAATAGCCCTATGAGCTGCACTgatgttctttccttttccttactgGCAAAGAATCTCTGGGTTTGGAATAAGGCTGCAGAGGGAGGTTCTTGAGGCCCTcgaaggagcagagcagggagagaagcTCTTGGCTTGTAATGAGctgctccttctgcatccagCCCCTTTCAACGTGCTCCTCCCTGGATCTGCAAGGGCTGAACGCCCTCTCTGTGTGGATGCTGAGGTTGTGCTCGTTTTCCTCTGAGAAAGCCCTTTGAATAAGGGTGACCACTGCTAAATTCCCAGGCTGAAATTCTCTCTCAGGCTGAAATGCCCTCCTAGACCTTCATAGTAGGGTCTGTACCACCAGCAAGTGGAAAGAACAGCTTCCCTTTTCAAGGTAATGGGAGTTGACTGCTAAATATCGTTTCTGGAATGGCTTCATCTGCCGTAGGTGTTGCCAGAGCTGAGATTTGCGAGGTCGAATCCAGAACTGTGACGCTGCAGTTTTGGTCTCCCAGCTTTGGCAGCAGTTCAACCTGGGGTCCCCCAGCTGCGCGTGGTGCTGGGGCAGCGTTTTGCTGCCAGCGCAGCCACGTGCTGCCAGCGTGAGGACCGGCAGGGAGCAGCTCTCAGGCTGGAAAGGGCAGCTTGGAGGAGGAGGATCGCTGTGGAGCAGagcttttctgcagctcatTAAAGACTGTAGGTGATCCTTTGCTTTTTGACCCATTAACACCCAGTGATGCAGAaaacctttctccttttctctgcagccGCCTCCCAAGCTGCCAAATGGAGTTTTCACGCAAGATTTCCAGGAGTTTGTAAATAAATGGTAAGGATTTCATCTTACGGCTGAGGATGGAAGCCTGTACATGCTCCCTGGGAGCTCTGCGGGCTGCGGTTCTACCCAGAACAGTCAGCGTAATGCAGCATTCTCCATGCTCTGTAGGTGATCTCTCCCTGGCTGCAGTGTGATCCCGCATCGTGCTGGGAACTCCTGCCTTGGGAAGAGATGgaataaaagcagtttatttgTGGTGCTGCTTAGCACTGTCCCAGCACCTTCTAAATCTGAACCTGGCAGGGGGATGGTGGAGCAGATTGCTGGGGCTGTGAGTCACCCCACAGCCTCACAGGCACGCACCAGTAACTTCCAGCCCTTCTGATGCCGTGGGGGGACACctgaagatgctgctgcagctcccagtAAATCACAGAGATTGGACGTGACAAAAAAACTCCGATTCCCACCAAGCGTTAGGTCTGGTTCTGCATGTAAATGGTGCTGTTTATCCACATAGTGTAGAAGAGAAagctcctgcaggagctgcGCTGTTGGAGACGATAGTTTCTGAGCAGTCTCCATGCTGCCAGGCTCCTGGGGAAAGCAGCCAGGAGGCCAAGTGGCTTTTGGTGGAGCAGGAGACCTCTCCAGCCAAATAACCGGTTTCCCACAAGATATGTCTCAGCGTTGGTTTCGCTCTCTTGTTCTTCTCATTTCAGCTTAATTAAAAACCCAGCAGAACGGGCAGATCTGAAGATGCTGATGGTAAGTGGGGagagcagttttctttcttcgGTGGGGTGGCACCAGATCTGCAAGCTTCTACCCCGTCCCTTCGTGTCTCTCTTGCTCAAAAGGCTGGAAACTCCCCTGCTAAACTTAAGATGAGCCAAATCGAGCCTGGGAGAGGGAGTGACTCACCCTTGATTCAGAGGCAGTGCTGGTGTCTAACCCATGCAAAGCCTGGGATGGGAACCACCCGGCTGTCTTGTGTCTACGGAGATGCCTGGGATAAACTTGGCTCCCAAGCTGGGTAGATGCAGAGGATTATATgggctgaatatgagccagtgaggtgcactcacagccctgaaagccaaccatgtcctgggctgcatccaaagcaggaggaccagcagggtgagggaggggattctgcccctctgctccgctctctCCACTTGGAACtctgcgttcagttctggaatcctcagcatgaGAAAGGCATGGACCTGCTCAagctatgaagatgatccaagcagagcacctctgctgtgaggccagactgagagagttggagttgttcagtctggagaggagaaggctctggtgagaccttaaagcagcttccagcactgaaaggggctgcaggagagatAAGGAGAGTGTCTTTATCAGAGAACGTGACAGGACGGCGTAAcggttttaaacagaaagaggggagatttagattagatattgggaagaaatttgtGACTGCGAGGaaggtgaggccctggcccagattgtccggagaagcagtggctgccccatccccggaggggttcaaggccaggttggatggggcttggagcccctgatccagtgggaggtgtcccctgCCCGTGATGGAGGGTTGGAACTGtgtggactttaaggtcccttccaacccaaaccattccataattctagGAAATAAATCCTTAAGATCTGTCCGAGAGCAGCCTGAGCTGTCGCCGCTGGATCTTTGTGCCTCTTTGGGGTTTGGCCCATGGCACGGCGCTGGGTGTTGGGAAGCGGGGAGCAGCCGGCGATGTTCCTAACCCtgtttccctttgctttcagagTCACACCTTCATCAAACGCTCCGAAGTGGAGGAGGTGGATTTTGCCGGCTGGCTGTGCAAAACACTGCGGTTGAACCAGCCCAGCACGCCCACCCGCGCTGCCGTGTGAGGCCGAGCCGAGCGCTGAGTGTCCATCTGCCTCTGCCACCATTGCCTCTCCCTCGGTCCATGACGGAATcaccctccttcctcctccccagctccttctcGCCTCGCATCCCAGTGGCAAAGCACCATCCCCTCGGAAGCGTCTTTATCGGCCAACCCGCACCCAAAGCGGGATTGATTTCTTTTGATGtgggggtgttccaggcctctgctccagctctggagctccTGACACTTGGGAGTTGTGGTGCTgcttatgttatttttttttttttctctttttattttgtttttggAAACATGTTCActtgggttaaaaaaaagaacagaatcgTGTGTGTGAGCACTTGCGCGTGTGTGTGAGGCAGCGGCAGGGGCT is part of the Cuculus canorus isolate bCucCan1 chromosome 27, bCucCan1.pri, whole genome shotgun sequence genome and harbors:
- the MAP2K2 gene encoding dual specificity mitogen-activated protein kinase kinase 2 — translated: MPAKRKPVLPALNIAPSAAEGPSPDGSAEANLVDLQKKLEELELDEQQKKRLEAFLTQKAKVGELKDDDFERISELGAGNGGVVTKVQHKPSGLIMARKLIHLEIKPAIRNQIIRELQVLHECNSPYIVGFYGAFYSDGEISICMEHMDGGSLDQVLKEAKRIPEEILGKVSIAVLRGLGYLREKHQIMHRDVKPSNILVNSRGEIKLCDFGVSGQLIDSMANSFVGTRSYMSPERLQGTHYSVQSDIWSMGLSLVELSIGRYPIPPPDSKELEAIFGRPVVDGAEGESHSISPRARPPGRPVSGHGMDSRPAMAIFELLDYIVNEPPPKLPNGVFTQDFQEFVNKCLIKNPAERADLKMLMSHTFIKRSEVEEVDFAGWLCKTLRLNQPSTPTRAAV